From a single Leptidea sinapis chromosome 1, ilLepSina1.1, whole genome shotgun sequence genomic region:
- the LOC126966609 gene encoding superoxide dismutase [Cu-Zn]-like yields the protein MKQIVYLSAILAIAVAQNAPAPLQARVRISDPFNDNQIQGNLTFTQLDEHKVRVEGVIAGLPPGQYGFHVHQKGDITGGCLSTGPHFNPENKDHGHPNDENRHVGDLGNIEFDENSVSRIDFVDSMISLYGPHCILGRAVVLHEKQDDYGRGRHPDSRKTGNAGGRAACGVIGIL from the exons ATGAAGCAAATAGTATACCTGAGCGCCATTTTGGCGATAGCTGTAGCCCAAAATGCACCA GCTCCTCTTCAAGCTAGAGTTCGCATTTCGGATCCTTTCAATGATAACCAGATCCAGGGCAACTTGACCTTCACCCAGCTGGATGAGCACAAGGTCCGCGTGGAGGGCGTCATCGCAGGTCTACCACCTGGACAGTACGGCTTCCACGTGCATCAGAAGGGAGATATCACGGGAGGATGCTTATCAACTGGACCTCACTTCAATCCTGAAAAT AAGGACCATGGACACCCTAACGATGAAAACCGCCACGTTGGCGACCTGGGAAACATAGAGTTTGATGAGAACAGCGTGAGCAGAATAGACTTCGTCGACAGCATGATATCTCTCTACGGACCTCATTGTATCTTGGGCCGTGCTGTGGTCCTCCATGAGAAGCAAGATGACTATGGCCGCGGACGTCACCCTGACTCCAGGAAGACAGGCAACGCCGGAGGAAGAGCTGCTTGTGGAGTCATTGGCATCTTGTAG